Sequence from the Phragmites australis chromosome 11, lpPhrAust1.1, whole genome shotgun sequence genome:
ATACATTTCTATGGTTGGGCAGTGTTTGTTGAGTGCATCGACGTAGGCACAAAACAAACCTTCAATATATCCTTTAATTATGGAAATACTTCAATATTTTATAGAGAATAAGACACCAAATATTTGTTTCTCTAAAGGCCTTAACTGGCTATAATTGaacaataattttaaaatatcaatAATGAATTTATTGTAGTTCGTTAGGAGTTTATGTTTAAATTATTGTATATCTGTTGCTAGTCGTGGACCAGGCCCTTTATCTCAAGTTTAGGTATTGACAAAGTTAATTTTAAAGTTTATAGAGCTAATTGATATAATCTTTTTCAGCGCAGTTCTAATCAAAATCCAGGCATGGAACTCCAATTTTTTAGATATGAGGAAATCACATACCTGCGTAGTTTATTATCAATGTAATAATGTTCAAGAATTGAGAGGGACAAGTTTCAAGGAGAAATACTCTATGATACAACGCTTCTTTTTATGTTGATTCTAGCTTAATTAACCAAAGGTAACAGAAGCACTTTGGCAAGGCATGATGGAAAAGAGGGTCTTCTGCATTTTTGCAACTTTGAGGATGCTATTTATTCCTATGAAGATGCACGATGCATTCTATATTTCAGTAGCAGAGGTACGACGCATTGTGCCAAGTGCTTCTTTATGGGTAATGGTGGATTCTCATTTTCATCCAATCAAGACGGCACACAAATCCATGGAAATCCCCTTTCTCCTAAATCTAGGGTCTTGCTGAATTACACACATAAATAATTCTCAAATAATAAGCTCCTCGCCACATCTTGAAAGAACTCCGAGAAGAGTTAACAATTGGACTTCACATCAAAGCTTTCATTTGTGGTTGTCCTCTACACCTCTCATTGTATCGATTTGGAACCAAGACTGCTTACTGTATACATTACTCAACTATGATTTGGTTTCGTAAATGTTGGTTGAGTTTTTTATCCTtaaattgtgatttttttttaaaggggCCTATTTAATTTGTCACTGTCCTGGTCTTCATTAGAGATCATAAATAGGCTGACTCTATCCATAAagcaaccaaatagaaaatcaCGAGCTCAGACATCAAACCCGAGATCAGGAGGATAGAACCCAGTAACCCTCCCACTTAGCTATCGCTCAGTTTCTAATTGTGATCCTTGGGCTCTCATACATGGCCTTCCTTTCCCACTCACCCTCCCAAACAGTTGACAGCGCATGAATTCTTTCGCTACCACGAGTACTTAGAGCACAATTCTTTGGCGATCAAATGGTGATAAATTCGAATGATTTCAAGTCATGGATAGGGCACATTTAGAGTTTTACACATCTCTCTTTTGGAATCCATGTGGCACATCCACACCCAAAACCACATCGAGCGGTCTACCCACACGTACATGCTTACATTTCTTGTGCACAACCAAAGTACAGCAAAGCAGCATGGCTATGAATGTGCATGAGTATGTTGTGTATGATTGATGCAAGAGGGAGAGATAGAgaagaggaaataaaagaattGGCCCCATAAAAAAGATCTTTTAGAACATGGGGGTGTAGTTGTAGTGCCCTTGTCCTCAACTAGATGAGTACTTTAGATAAGGTTATCAAACACATGAGACCATCTTTTGATAATCACCCTTAAGAGCCTAAACTCTTACTAAATTCTATACCAAAGTatgcacattttttttaatatttacctTGGCCTCTTTTGGCTTCCAAGCAATGCAATGACCACCATGACCAACCCTGGCTACCTTGAAATGCTGCAACCATGGCTGTCCCATGCCACTATATAAGCACTTGTCTCCCTGCATCGTCGTGAGGAGAGGGAAGGAAAGAGACACAGCTAGAGTGAGAAGATCCTCAAGAGAGAGCTGGCACCAAGGCTCAAGCTAGAGAGAGAAGATACATAGATACATAGCATGGGCAACAGCCTTAGGTGCTGCCTGGCTTGCGTCCTTCCCTGCGGCGCGCTGGACCTGATCCGGATCGTCCACCTGAACGGCCGCGTCGAGGAGTacggccggccggtggccgCCGGCGAGATCCTCACCGCCAACCCGAACCACGTGCTGAGCAAGCCGTGCTCGCAGGGCGTCGTGCGGAGGATACTCATCGTGTCCCCGGACTCCGAGCTGGAGCGCGGCGAGATATACTTCCTCATCCCGGCGGCGTCGGTGCcgccggagaagaagaagaagagcaccAAGAGCTGCCCCCCGGCCCCGCACGGGGACGAGGTCAAGACGACGACGGTGGCGAGCTGCCCCGGCAAGAGACATACCAAGAGCAATGGGCGCCGTGACTTGGGTGACGGGCTGTCGTCCAAGAGGTCGTCGTCGCACCGGCGGCGGATGAGCGCCGGTGGCCGGACCGTCGTGTGGAAGCCACACCTCGAGTGCATTGTTGAGGACACTTGAACAGTGGatccatttcttcttctttttttctttcctttttggttttGTGAAATCAAGGAGGGTTGGTGTGCCACCAGCATGGTGTTTTGCTCTCTTGCGTggttcatttttatttttctccttttttataGGGTAAGTGTACATCCATGTAATGTTTTCCCCTTCCTGCATATATATGATGGAAATGGAGAGGGAGGGTTGGCaattctttcttgttcttgttctgtattttctttatttttcctgCTTTTCAGGGTGTTTTCCATGGCGCTTGTGCAGTGGTTGAGGAAGAGAGCAAATGATGATGGGCACATAGCTTCTTTCttacaaataaaaacaaaaaatgtgtAATCCCAAGTTGTTCTGTTTGAAATTGTTTGCATATAGAGAGTTTGACTTGCACATTGTTTATCTCAATTTTTACTGCAATTAATCCATCAAAGGAAGCTTGATTTGTCCTCACATATCAAGATGGGGATGTTAGTAGTAGTAGAAATGAACTCTTAATCAATACTCTTTAATTTTCCATCATACCTTAGTTTCTCAACATCATTTGCGAACTAATAGTGGGAGACATACATCATTAGACCATGAATGATTAGTGGTTGCTTTGTAAAAGTTTATAAGGAGGTTGACAAAAAGACAACCCAGCAAGCAACATTTTCAAGCAAAGCCAGCTAACAGGGCATTTAGTTTATGTTTATCCTAACTTTGTATATGATGCCCTCCTCATTGAAGGCTCCCACAAACGCATTTAACTGGTCCAAAAAGCATCCATAACTAGAGGACGTTTGCAATCtaattttacaaaaatagaAGGGGAAGTGCAGATGATCATAGcatgtttaaaaaatataaaaaatttgaGATCTAGAGATGGCCACTATTGTGTCCCCTTTATATATAGAAATATTAGCTACCATTTGAGAATTTTGTAGTTCGTGCAGTCAGGCTTTGCCCTTCTGTAGTTccctcaaaaaacaaaaaagtttcAACTTCTAATAGAATTACGTTCTCCTTTTCTAGAGGAAGGCTTTGATTAGTCTCTGCCCCAGAATTTTTCATTCTGGGTGCCCTACAACTTCCAAATATTCCTAATATTATCATACAATTGATTTGTGCAAACATATATTCGATGTCGTTGAAAATGAAAAGTATCGTGCTCCTTACACAAAAAAGGAATTCTGATATTGATTCcaacaaggaaaagaagagaaccAAAATCAGTAATATTTGTTCATTAGCCAATACAAAACTGACTTCAGAAAAGATAGCCACAGTAGTTCAGTGGTCACAGTAGTGTCATGTTCTCATATCAATCACCAATAATTGATATTTTGATTGCAGAAGCAGGAAGCTTGAAGTCTCCCTTGTCATGCCTCGACATGTTACCTTACTGTAGTCTTGACAAAGACACCAACAGCTTCAGTAGGTTAAATCATACTAGGAGTTCTGATCTCAACTTGAATTGACTGCTCAACAAAATGAAACTCCTCAAGACACAATGAGCTAATAAATTTAAATGCACCTACAAACTTGCCAAGGCAATAAAAGTTGTGCTGCAGTTGACCTTCCTGAAATCTAGAGACATAGAAACAGTAAAGTTTTCAGTTGGAAGTTCAGAATTCAGAGTACCTGCAAAGTTTTCCGAAGTTTGCTTACAGGTGTAATAATCTGCATGTTGACAGCTTTGAGTTCGGTGATTGACTAGAAAGGAACATGCATCATTAGTTCAGTATATGGAAGATAGagtaacaaatatttttttttgtcataaatacttatcgctTTATAAGAtatgatcaaacttttaaaattttgatcgttAATAGTTTTCgtaatatttagtttgaaaagagttgtcttgaaaaatacttttataatattatatttttattagatattataactatattttaataaaaacaatgatcaaaattatagatcaaaaattaaaaattaaaagtgACAAATATTTATAACCGGAAGAAGTATTCAGTAGCAGTTTGCTTGCAGCTCATGCAACAAGCAAGCTTTGAACTGAATAAATTTGCGTGCGCTCTCGGATCAGGCACCACGCACAGGAAGCTGCCCATCGTGCAGAGAAAACAACTGCACAAGCACACATGCTGCTCCACGAATTGCTGCCCCTTAGGGTTGTTTGGTTAACGGTTAAAGGAGCTAAGTCAAATTTTATTAGTGTTCTAAAAATTTGGTATCCGTTTAGTTTAAGGCTAAAATTTGATTATTAGTGTTCTAAAATTTTTGTACCCGTTTAGTTTGATGCTAAAATTTGATTAtgctttgaaatttttttaacgTTTCTGGACAAATCTCAGACGACCAAATCGTTCGTCAAAATTTTTAACCGGTCAAATTTTAGCTTCACCTTAAACTAAACGTCATTTTAGTGGTCAAAATTTGATACTATCCTGATTTGACCTCTGGCTTAATTTTATATTAGATCTGTTAAGGCAAAAAACAAACAACCCCTAAGTTTCTCACCAAATCTCGCACCGACTCCCATGCTCTAGCTTGATTTGCTTGTGTTTGTTTACTTCCAAAAGACAGCTAAGCGGCTGATGATGCTTAGGGTTCCATTATTAGTCAATGATCGAGGGCTTGCAAGAGATCGAGTAGGAGAGGTAGAACATTGGTGGTTTGCAGACTAGGATGTTTTTTGTTCACTTATGGCTCATAATTGGGGGTTAGGGTGGTGGTTAGAGTATAATGGTTTTGTTTGTAGCAGTACTTGTTTTACTGAGAAAAGGAGtgtagattttttattttatttttttgttctgAAATTATCACCACATGTGCCTCTCGGTTGTTTTGTGATGAACATGTGTCTTGCTCATTGGTTCAGCCTTGATTCAATAAGGGGCTTCATTTGACAAAAGTTGACGaaattttcctttctttttgttGCATGGTTTTCATTTGATTTCTACAAACATGAATTATCATATTTCTTTAATCTAAATACATACCATTTTCTTAGGTAGTAGAGCATCATCCGGTCTTGGTACATGGGTtctcgttttttttttaatgaggaTATTCACTCTTTCAGACATGGTTTCTTCAACATTTAGTCATTTAGTTGAGAGTTCAGCTATATATCAGTATTAACATATTTAAGCAAAACCTGGTCTAAAAAGGATATAAGTAAAACCTCAGCATAGAACAATACGAGAGCACACTCATTCtcccaaaaaaataataaattaacaAGACATGTTTTGCGACCGCGTAGCATTGGCATTATGTGACACCTGCAAAATTAACCTCTAACAATGAAAAAAATGATTATTTCTTCCTCTTTTATTGGCTGACAAATCTCTGGTGCTTTTATAGTACACAAAGTGGCGGTCACTTGTCGTCGCTGCAAATTAAGGAAGAACTAGAGGAGATATATCTGGCATGCCAAGCATTAAATATAGTGGTCATGGAAAGTATAGGTGAAGGTTTAGTAATATGCATGTGTTAGTTGAAAATTCGAACATTGTGTGGCTTGTTATCTATTTCTTGTGAGACTTTAGCCTTGAGCTAAAAATGGTGTAtaagggtgtgattggttgtaCTCATGGGGTCTTGCCCATATGGATCATATATGCATGTTAAGGAAAACAGGCTGAgcggagttatatttgttgaaaataatTGGTTGGTTGTATATGTCTAGACAAACTATGctgagtttttgtttggttgatcaAATATGACTCCGTATAAGCGGATAtaagagttgagattatgattagttatgttaaatatctaactatagggtatatatgtataaagagTACACCATATATGGATAGGATACATCGTATACATCCTCAATGACTCCGAAAATTACGGACCCGAATCTGCGGGACCCAGTATACTTGGGGATTTCCAAAACCTATATTAGAAAGGTTTTAATCGGGTTAACCGACTCGAGTATGACTAATATCCATGTTGGATTTGGTTGCCTTGCATTGGTCGACAAGACAaatgactccctatcgactatgaCTGCATCCAGAGTAGCACCAGAACCTCTATATAAGGCGAGGACCCAGACCCCCAGATGGGAACTTCGACAACAGAGAACTCAACTCGCAAACCatcaactcgacgcaagcaccaagaccatagCTCCTGGAGATACTCAGCGACTTCATCtctagattagtttagatccgatctactccttataataggtctagccataTTTCTGGTACTTGAGACAATACATATACAACAACATCCAtacatgacgtagggtattactcaaTCGGGGACTCGAACCTATCTACATTGTGTGTCTTGTTTCGTGCTCGATCTCTGATCTCAAAGGTACCCCAGTTCAATTATGGATATATTATTGGGAACACGACAGTTGGTGCGCTAGGTAGGAgcattcttctatttttttcaagATCAATCATGTCTCGAGTTCACATCCGTGTCGGATTTTCCGACACCGGCTTCTATGATCACTTTGAGTCGGCGGCAGTAATCTTCGAATCACCCCCTGCTGGCTCTAAGATCACCTTTAGAACTATGATTTACCGTTGGGAAAATcagggtggactgatccacaccggtattcTCGAGTCCAGCCCACTGGAcgcataccgcgaggtgggacac
This genomic interval carries:
- the LOC133885359 gene encoding uncharacterized protein LOC133885359, with amino-acid sequence MGNSLRCCLACVLPCGALDLIRIVHLNGRVEEYGRPVAAGEILTANPNHVLSKPCSQGVVRRILIVSPDSELERGEIYFLIPAASVPPEKKKKSTKSCPPAPHGDEVKTTTVASCPGKRHTKSNGRRDLGDGLSSKRSSSHRRRMSAGGRTVVWKPHLECIVEDT